The Nostoc sp. 'Lobaria pulmonaria (5183) cyanobiont' DNA window ATTTATGAATCTTCTCGCAAATGCGATCGATGCTTTAGAAGAAGTAGTAGAAAATGGTGAGTGGGAAGTAAGGGAACAAGCGCTCTCTACTCCCCAGATACGCATTCAGACTAAACTCACTAGCGAAAATCAGGTAGTTATTTGCATTGGCGACAATGGTACAGGCATTCCAGAAAAGGTACAAAAACAATTATTTGAACCATTTTTTACGACTAAACCAGTTGATAAAGGTACTGGGTTAGGTTTATCTATTAGTCATCAGATTATCACCCAAAAACATCAGGGAAAATTAGAATGTATTTCTGCTCTTGGAAAGGGGACAGAATTTGTCATTGTAATTCCGCTAAATCAGGAAGCTATCTAATTGTCAACATCATCTGACGTAGTTAAATTTTTAATTAAAATAAAATAAACAGGTGCAGTCTTGCGTAAAAGCGTAGCGTTTTTAATCCAAGCCAACGCACTAACAATCCAAGCCGACGCACTAACAATCCAAGCCGACGCACTAACAATCCAAGCCAACGCACTAACAATCCAAGCCAACGCATTAACAATCCAAGCCAACGCACTAACAATCCAAGCCAACGCATTAACAATCCAAGCCAACGCATTAACAATCCAAGCCAACGCATTAACAATCCAAGGTATCTAGGACTTACGCAATAACTCTCTGAAACTCTTATTCCTTTGTGACGGCAGTCGCTCATGGGGGAAACCCCCAAGACCGCGCTGCCTCTCCTTTGCGTCCTTCTCTGACGAGACGCTGCGCGAATGCGGTTCGTTTTTTCATTATTTTGCGTAAGTCCTGGTATCGCCAAATTTAATTCGCTATAAATTAACAAAATTCTGTACTAAGCTGAATCTACTTTTGACATTAGAATAAGAGTCTGGCTATTACTCCGATTTTGGTAGTGAGAGAAAGGATTTGCTCATGGCAAGAGATAAAGCTTATCAAGAAGCAGAGCAGCGCATTGAAAAGGCACGGCAAGAGGGAGCAATAGAACTCAATCTCAGCAACATAGAACTCACTGAGATACCAGAAGCGATCGCATCCCTGACTGGGTTGCAACAGCTTAACCTCGACAATAACCAACTGAGCGAACTGCCAGAAGCGATCGCATCCCTGACTGGGTTGCAACAGCTTAACCTCGACAATAACCAACTGAGCGAACTGCCAGAAGCGATCGCATCCCTGACTGGGTTGCAACAGCTTAACCTCGACAATAACCAACTGAGCGAACTGCCAGAAGCGATCGCATCCCTGACTGGGTTGCAACAGCTTTACCTCGGCAACAACCAACTGAGCGAACTGCCAGAAGCGATCGCATCCCTGACTGGGTTGCAACGGCTTGACCTCGACAATAACCAACTGAGCGAACTGCCAGAAGCGATCGCATCCCTGACTGGGTTGCAACAGCTTAACCTCAACAATAACCAACTGAGCGAACTGCCAGAAGCGATCGCATCCCTGACTGGGTTGCAACAGCTTAACCTCAACAATAACCAACTGAGCGAACTGCCAGAAGCGATCGCATCCCTGACTGGGTTGCAACTGCTTAACCTCGGCAATAACCAACTGAGCGAACTGCCAGAAGCGATCGCATCCCTGACTGGGTTGCAACTGCTTAACCTCGGCAATAACCAACTGAGCGAACTGCCAGAAGCGATCGCATCCCTGACTGGGTTGCAACGGCTTGACCTCGGCAACAACCAACTGAGCGAACTGCCAGAAGCGATCGCATCCCTGACTGGGTTGCAAGAGCTTTACCTCAACAATAACCAACTGAGCGAACTGCCAGAAGCGATCGCATCCCTGACTGGGTTGCAACGGCTTTACCTCGGCGACAACCCTCTTAACCCTGACCTTGCAGCCGCTTACGAACAAGGCACAGAAGCAGTCTTCCAATACCTGCGGGCAAAGGCAGAAGCCCAGGTGACGCTGAATGAAGCCAAGCTCATCCTAATTGGCGAGGGTGAAGTGGGCAAGAGTTGTCTGTTAGGTGCGTTGCGGGGAGATGAATGGGTGGATGGTCGCCCCACAACTCACGGAATTGAGATTAAGCCTGTAATCGTCACCGCTCCCGACAGTGGTACAGAGATATCACTTAATGCTTGGGATTTTGGCGGTCAACGGGTTTATCGACCAACGCACCAGTTGTTTTTCAGTGCGCCAGCCGTGTATCTGGTGGTGTGGAAACCACGAGAAGGCCCCCAGCAGGGCTTTGTCAAAGAGTGGATTACGCTGATCAAGAATCGGGAACCGGAGGCAAAGGTGCTAGTTGTCGCAACTCACGGTGGCCCCGGACAGCGACAACCAGACATTGACAGACAAGAAATTCTCGATCAATTCGGCAAAGATACGGTAATCGATTTTTTCCATATAGACAGCAAACCCAACCAGGATACGACACATTGCACTGGTCTTGCAGAATTAAAAGATACTATTGCTCGTGTCGCTGCATCTCTTCCCGAAATGGGGCGTTCCGTTCCCGCAAAGTGGCAACGAGTGCGGGAAACCTTACAGACAAGTGACAAAGCCTATCTACCCTACGATGATGTCATTGCCATCTGCGCTGAACAGGGAATCGATGAGGAGCAAGCAGAACTGTTCCTTCGCATCTCCCATACACTAGGGCATTTCATCCATTACCATTACGACCCAACACTACGCGATATCGTCATCCTCAAACCCGACTGGCTGGCAAAGGCGATCAGCTTCGTGCTAGATGATGAAATGACACGCAAACGCAACGGTTTGGTAGAATTTCAGCATCTGGGCCAGTTGTGGAGCCATCCGCCGTTTGCAGGCGAAGAAGGCTACCCCTCACAATTGCATCCAATCTTTCTGCGGCTGATGGAACGCTTTGATTTATCCTACAAAGTGGTATTAGATCGGTCAGAAACTAGCAATACCAGCCTCATTGCTCAACTCGTTCCCGACACACGCCCGGAGCCATTGCCCAATTGGGGAGAGCAAGCGGAAGCGGGAGACAGACAACAGATACAAATCTGCCGCATTGTAGACAGTCGCGGACAGTTTGCAGTGGCAGAAGGATTATTTTACCAGTTGATTGTCCGGTTGCACAAATACTCACTGGGGCGGACTAATTACGAAAACAGCATTCACTGGCAACGCGGCTTAATGCTTGACAATGACTACAACGGTCGGGCATTGCTGGAGTATGGTAGTACAGATGTAAAAATTACAGTGCGGGCAGCTTATCCAGAAAGGTTCCTATCCTATCTAACCCAAGAGATTAAATGGCTAGTCGAGAATTTCTGGGAAGGGTTGCGTTGTAACGTCATGGTTCCCTGCATTGCACCTTGCAGCATGAATGCCCCTGGAACCGGACTGTTTGAGGTGCAGAAACTAATTGAAAGTAAAAAGAAAAATCGTGATGAGTATCCATGTCCCATTTCCGGGTGCGGTGAATGGCAAAACATAGATCGACTGCTGAATAACGCGCCGACTGCTCAACCCCCATCCCAAGAAATTGGTATTGAGCAGTTCCGATACATTGTGAAAGACGAGTTAAACGTCATCCGCAAAGATTTGGTTATGTACGATCGTCTAGATCAAGCACGTTTTCAGGTATTATCTCAGGAGCAACGCACCATTTTAAGCCAGGTCGATCAGCAGTTTGCAGAACTAATGCAGATGCTCACTGATGAAGCAAAAGACGGCCCGCGCCTGTTTAGCTTTCAGCCTATCGATCCGAAATTTTTCGATCGCCCCAAATGGATTAGTGCGAAGTTTCAACTCACCCTCTGGTGCGAACACGCACGTCAGCCACTTCCAGCCTTAAATCCCAATGACAATAAAAAGGGAGTCTATGAATTAGACTTGCCGCGTGAGTGGTTCACCAAGGCAATCCCCTATCTCAGAATTTTGACCGGAACCCTAAGCTTAGTCTTACCTGTGGCAGGTTCGGCAACTAAATTAATACTGGATGATACCACCTACAAAGCCATTGAAGAACAACTCGATTTAGGACAGAAAAGCATTGAGTCTACTTTAAAGGGAAGTGATATGGCTTTGGCTGGAAAGTCCAAGAGCGATGCCTCCTTCTTGGAAGGCGATGCAATCCGCGCTCAAGGCTCGATTTTGCGAGAATTACACGCCCTTCTGAAAGAAAAAGATCCTAGTTTTGGTGGTTTAGTGCGGGTGCAAAACAAACGCCGTGAATTTCTCTGGGTTCATCCTCAATTTGTAGGTGAATATTAATTGATAACGGATATTAAAGCTATTTCGTAATTTTTTATGATTATAGAGGAAACAGAGAAATGTTGAAGGTTTTTGCTGACCGAGGTGGTACATTTACAGATATTGTTGCTGTTACTAATAATCAAGCAATTATCGATAGACTTTCAAAACATCCCGAACGTTTTTTAATTGTGACTCTGCCTAATCAGCAATGGATTATAGTCTATAAACTACTTTCAGAAAATCCCGAACAATATCAAGATGCAGCCATCCAAGGTATTCGAGATATCATGGGTATTGCTCGCAACGAACCCATTCCAACTGAAGCGATAGAAGTAGTGAAAATGGGGACAACAGTAGCAACAAACGCGCTGTTAGAAAGAAAGGGAGACAGGGTTGTTCTTCTGATAACCAAAGGGTTTAAAGATGCGCTGCGAATTGGATACCAAAATCGTCCTAATATCTTTGCGCGCCAGATAATTTTACCAACGATGCTTTACGAACAGGTGATTGAAATAGATGAACGCTACGATGCTAACGGAAATGAATTAATACCTATAAAGATTGAACAAGTCAAAAGTGACTTACAAGTAGTTTACCATACAGGAATTCGGAGTTGTGCTATTGTTTTTATGCACAGCGATCGCTATCCCGAACACGAACAACAAATAGCCCAGCTTGCCCAAGAGATTGGCTTTACTCAAATATCTGTATCCCATCAAGTTAGTCCATTAATGAAGTTGGTTAGCCGAGGAGATACAACAGTAGTCGATGCTTATTTAACTCCGATTCTGCGTCGCTACGTCAACCAAGTAGCGAGTCAGTTACCCAGCGTCAAATTAATGTTTATGAAATCTGATGGCGGTTTAGTCGCAGCCGAACAATTTCAAGGGAAAGATAGTATTTTAAGTGGCCCGGCTGGCGGTATTGTTGGCGCAGTTCAAACTAGTAAAAGGGCAGGTTTCGAGTTAGTTATTACTTTTGACATGGGAGGGACAAGTACAGATGTCGCCCACTTTAAAGGAGAGTATGAACGACAACTAGATTCGGAAATTGCTGGGGCGCGGATGCGAGTTCCTGTATTAGCAATTAATACCATTGCTGCTGGAGGTGGTTCTGTTCTCTTTTTTGATGGTTCTAGTTATCGTGTTGGCCCTAAATCTGCTGGATCAAATCCTGGGCCTGCTTGTTATCGACGTGGCGGGCCATTAGCGGTTACTGATGCCAATGTAATGTTAGGTAAAATTCACCCACAATATTTTCCCTCAGTTTTTGGCATTGATGGTAATTTACCTTTAGATAAAGATATTGTTATTCAAAAATTTACCCAATTAACCCAAGACATTCAAACCGCTACATTAAATCATTCTACTCCTGAAGAAGTAGCCGCAGGATTTATGGCGATCGCAGTGGAAAATATGGCGAACGCAATTAAAAAAATCAGTCTGCAACGCGGTTATGATGTTACCCAATATGTGCTTTGTTGTTTTGGCGGTGCAGGTGGGCAAGTTGCTTGTTTAATTGCCGATACCTTGGGAATGAAAAAAATATTTCTACATCCTTATGCTGGAGTTTTATCTGCTTATGGAATGGGATTAGCTGATGTCCGGGCGATTAGAGAAGGAGGAGTTGAGCAACCTTTAACTCAAGCACTAATCTCTCAACTACAGCAGTTAATGGAATATTTAGAAAATCAAGCTAGAAGCGAAATACATGAGGCACTGAGTCAAGTAGAAGTAATCCGAAAAGCTCACTTAAAATATCAGGGTACTAACTCTACCTTGACCGTTAATTTTGCCGATGATTTGGTATTGATGCAACAAGAATTTGAGAGTGAACATCAATCTCGCTATGGTTTTATTCAATTAGAGAAAAGCTTAATTGTTGAATCCGCTTCAGTGGAAGTAATTCAGAAAATGGATACTCCCGAAGAACCTTTAATTATTCGTACTCGCCCTTTAAATGAAGTCCCTGTGTCTGTTGAGACAGTAAGGATGTTTACTGCTGATAGATGGCACGATACTCCTGTTTATCGGCGGGAAGATTTACAACCAGAAGATAGTATTAATGGGCCTGCGATCGTTGTGGAAAAAATTAGCACAATTGTAGTGGAACCTAATTGGCAAGCAAGATTAACTTTACAAAATCATCTAATTTTAGAACGCCTTTACACCCGCGCCGGATTCTCTACAATAGGCGAAATTTTGCACATTTCGCTTCCGCCGAAGTAGACAGTGATAGCTAGTAGTAAACACTCAAGTGTTTAAAAAAGTGCTTAAGCGATTACTACACAATTTTTTAAGGAATTAAAAATGTACATAACACCTCAACCCGATCCCGTCCGCTTAGAAATATTCAAAAATCTCTATCAATTTATCGCCGAACAAATGGGGATTGTGTTACAAAACACGGCGACATCGGTGAATATCAAAGAGAGGCTGGATTTCTCCTGTGCTATTTTTGACTCATCGGGATTATTAGTAGCAAATGCTCCCCATATTCCTGTACATTTAGGCTCAATGAGTGAAAGTGTCCGCAGTTTAATTAATCATAAATGCGACACTTTCAAACTAGGAAATGTCTATCTATCTAATAATCCCTATAACGGTGGAACACATCTCCCTGATGTCACTGCAATTACCCCTGTTTTTTTGGAAAGTAGTGAAAATAATCCATCCCCAATGCCCCATGCCCAATGCCCAATACCCCTATTTTTTGTTGCTTCTCGCGGACACCAAGCAGATATTGGTGGAATTACTCCCGGTTCTATGCCTCCACACAGTACCACAGTAGAAGAAGAAGGAATTATTTTTGATAATTTTCTGTTGGTTGAAGAGGGCAATTTTCGAGAACTCGCAGTCAGACAGCACCTTTCAAATCATACTTATCCTGCTCGCAACCCTGACCAAAATATTGCTGATTTTAAAGCACAAATTGCAGCCAATGAACGGGGAGTACAAGAACTTCGTAAAATGGTTTTCCAATACAAGCTTGATACTGTTCAAGCTTATATGAAGTTTGTGCAAGCTAATGCTGAGGAGTCTGTTAGATGTGCGATCGCAGTTCTCAAGGATGGGTCATTTACTTATAAAATGGATAATGATGCACAAATTCAAATTAAAGTAACTATTCACCCAGAAAACCGTAGTGCTACTATTGATTTTACAGGGACTTCTCTACAACTAAATAGTAATTTTAATGCTCCTAAAGCTGTAACTCAAGCAGCAGTCTTATATGTCTTCCGTACTTTAGTTGATGATAATATTCCTCTCAATGCCGGGTGTCTTAATCCTCTAGAAATTATTATCCCGGTTGGCTGTATGCTCAACCCAACCTATCCAGCCGCAGTAGTCGCGGGTAATGTGGAAACTTCTCAAACTATTGTCGATGCTTTATATGGTGCTTTGGGTGTTATAGCTGCTTCTCAAGGAACGATGAATAATTTTACTTTTGGTAATGAGCAATATCAATATTATGAAACTATTTGCGGCGGCTCTGGCGCTGGAATTGATTTTGCTGGTACTGATGGTGTACATTCCCACATGACTAACTCCCGCTTGACCGATCCAGAAGTTTTAGAAACCCGTTATCCTGTACTTTTAGAAAGCTTTAGTCTTCGTCCCGATAGCGGTGGCAAAGGAAAATATTCGGGTGGTAATGGAGTTGTCCGCCGCATTCGATTTCTAGAACCGATGACAGCTAATATTCTCTCTGGTCATCGCCTGGTTCCTCCCTTTGGATTAAATGGTGGGGAAGCAGGAAAAGTAGGACGCAACTGGATACAACGACAAAATGGAATTGAAGAAAATTTAGATAGCACAGCAACAGTAGAGATGAAAACTGGAGATATTTTTGTGATAGAAACTCCTGGCGGCGGTGGATTTGGTAAATTATCTTAATAATCAAAAATTGGTATAAGCTGGCTTCAACTTCCCCATAAAATTGAGCATAGCTGAAACCACAGCATCCGGCGACTCAATCAAGAAGCCATGACCACCACGTTCGATGACTACAAGTTCAGCATTGGGAATACCTTGAGCAAGTTGTTGGGAAAACTTTAACGGGGTGAGAATATCTTGTTTACCAACCAAAACTAAGGTAGGACAATGAATTTTTTGGAGGCGGTCTATTGTGTCACTGTTAAGAATGGCTTGGCTGTGATGATAAAGTGAATGAGGTGCAGGTGGGAAAGGATATCTGATGGCAAATTCAATCAGACCTTCAATCATGTCAGGAATTGAGTAGAAAGCATCTGTAAATATCCACGGCAATACGACTTTTTCATAAAGTTTTAGGTCTACATTACTAGAAAGTTCGCCCCAAGTCTCGATGATGCTGTTGAATAATGCATCACCTTTTGCCAAAGATGAAAGTAGCATCAGACTTTTTACTTTTTCAGGATGTGCTAACACTAGTTCTTGGGCTATCTGACTACCCATTGAATGGCCTGCTAGATGTACCTGATTAATTCCGATGCGATCGAGCAATGCTGTAACGTCACTAGCCATCTGTTTGAGACTATAGGGGTTTTCGGGAGCAGAACTTCTCCCCATACCTCGGTTATCCAAGCGAATGACTTGATACTGCGAAACCAGCGATGGCATAATCAGCGACCAATAAGCATGATCGCAAAGATAGCCAGCTATTAATAGCAAAGGCTCACCTGTTCCCTTAATGTCATAGAACAAATCAATTCCGTTAATCTGAACCTTGGGCATAGTAAATAATTCTGCTAAACCTTATTTTTAAGTAGGATAGATTAAGCTAAACTCCTACGTCTTGAATTTCTCATCCACCGGAATTTGATAGCCGTTGGCGAGGCGATTGGTCATATTGGCTGTGGCTGCGATCGCCATTAGTTCCCCAAACATAGTATCATTCATACCCTTGGCACGTGCTGCTGCTGTGTGCGAGGCGATGCAATACTCACAGCCATTCGTCGCACTCACGGCAATATAAATCAGTTCGCGCATCAGTGGATCAATCTCACCAGGGCTAACCATCACTTCTTTTAACGCTTGCCATGTTCGTTGCAGCGTGGGAGGATGGTTGGCTATAGCTTTCCAGAAGTTATTGATGTAGTCATTCTGACGTGTAACGCGGATGTCGTCATACACTGCACGTACTTCATCGCTGGCTTGTTCGTATTCAATCAGGTTAGTCATGTTTTAATTCCATATAGTTTCCCCAGCGAGTGGGAACCCCTAGATTGTAATACTGAGTTGCAATTAAAGATAGTAATAAGCAGAATTCAGAATTCAGGAGTAAAACACGCTTTATATCTATCTGGGTAACAGACGAATCGTTGTGTACATCACTTTCCTTAAAATCTGCTGTATCATGTCCCCTTGGCATTTATATGGTCTATAAATGACTTGGCATAGGCTAGCATTTCTTGGACGTTCTAGTAGAACAGACTAAACAGGAAATTTACACTATCCTGTCAGAGAAATAGGTAGGGTTATCCATGAAGAAATTGCTCCAGCGTCTCAAAGCATTACTCAAACGTATCTTCAAAAGGTTTTCATCCAATTCTCAGCAACCATCGCTCTTAATAAATTCTCGCTTGTTAGACACCTCTATTCCCAATGTTTCTCCCCGATGGAAGTCTGGTTTGGTGCTTGTGTGTTCACAATGTGCAAACGAGCGCTCAAATAGCTCTCATCGAACTGCTAAAAGCTCAACTGCTTCCGAAGACCTAGAGAATTGGTTGAAATCTCGTTTAAAGTTTGAGGGATTATGGGGTGAATTTAGGGTCGTTAGCACGAGTTGCTTAGGAGTTTGTCCAAAATCCGGGATTACTGTTGTTCTTGTAAGTAATGGAAGTTGCGGAAATAGTCCATGCTTAATTGTAAATCCTCGGAGCGATCGCGAACTTTTCTATTCATACATCAAACAAAATAAAGGCTGAATGAAAATAGTTTCTCAAGCTTAAACTTATTGAATGCTAAACTATATTTTATTTTCCATTATATTTGTTGGGTTAAGTAGTAAATAAAAAGGGGGGGATATTTGAATTTTTCCCTTATCTTTTTACACTTGCTAATGGAGGTAGGAAGTCATCATTGCTTGATTGTTTTGAACTGAAATATTTATCGTACCCATCAAATGTTGGGTAGCTAGAAAATTATTAACATTGCGCTTCTGTATCCAGGGATTGTACATTAAAAAGCATTTCATTGTAATGGAAACTAGTGGCTAAAATCTGACTGTAACTTTTACGCCAACCGCAGATAAGGACATTTTTGTAAAAATCCAGATGCTTTACTATGGGCATCCAAATTATGAGTATGCGTTGGCGTAGGTCGAATAATGCCACCAAATAGGTCATCCAATCCGTAAGGTGTAAAAAATTGCCATTGTCCTTGGGCATCTAGTCGAACTCCCACAGCCGTAGCGGTGTGCAGCCAATCTGTAATGCCATCCTCTGTACTAGTATAAGGTCTGCTACCAAAACGCCAGCGAGCAAAACTGGCTTGATTTTTGACATCAAACTCGTCATCAGGAAATTGTTCTGTGAGAGTCGCCTTTGCTGCTAGTTCTTGGGAACGGTTTCCCTCTATATCAAAGAATGCAATATCAAAATCTTTAATACCTAACCCACAGTCATTGCCAAAAATTGAAGACCAAACGGTGTTTCGGACTGCACCCCCTGCTAACCACCAGTTAGGTAGATTTAGTTGAGCGATCGCTGTTAATACTGTATTAATACGTGTATCAGCTAAAATCATTTGTAAGCGAGTGTTACTATTCATATCAAATTTATGGGATTGTCAAGTAAAAGGTGAAAATATTATCATTCATATTTAATTAAACTTACGGTGTTGATAGTCCTGTTGTGACACTTTGCAGTTCAATGTTTATCAGGAGAAACTCTGTAGTAATAGTATAAATAAAACAGGTTATACAGAAGGTAAAATTGTGAATTTAGAATTTAGAATTTTTATTTATGGAAGATTTATTTGCGCGACTAGAACGCACACTCAATCCTGAACTGCCTTCCCTAACAGAGTCACAACAAAAATTCCTAGAAGAACTCAGTATTGATGAAAATCAACCCGGTATGATTCTGCATGACTTTCAAACCCTGATAGATTTCTTACAACCAAATGGAGTAGAAGTTAGTAGTGTTAATAACCTTCTACAGCTAAAAGTACTATCAGAAGTTAATTCTCGATTAAGTCACCCAATTGAAACTAAACTCAAACGCCCCGTACAAAAATCATATCCCTACATTAATGGACTATATCTGTTATTACGCAGTTCTGGAATAGCCCAAATTAAATCCCAAGGGAAGAAGCAGGTTTTAGTTTTAGACGCAGTAACTTTGCAATCATGGTCAAACCTCAATCCAACAGAACGCTATTTCAACTTATTAGAAGCCTGGTTGATTTGGGGAAATAACGAAGTTTTGGGCGAACATCAAGATTCCTTAGGGAATTTATTTAGATGTATTCAACTTTGGCCTCGCGTTCCAGATAAAGGTTTAAAATTCCCTCAATATGAAGATCAAAACAATATTAGTTATTACCCCGGACTGCATAATGTTGCTCTATTAGAGTTATTTGGATTGTTATCTACCAAACATGGTAAACCACAAGAAGGCAAAGGGTGGCGCATTACTAGTTTACAACGCTTACCCTTTGGTGATGCTCTGTTGCAATTCCTCTTTCCATTAGGTATACGAGGAGAATTACAGGATGATGTAAATATAACTTTTGGAAAATTGCAGTCACATTTTCAACCATTTTTTCCTGAATGGGAGCATAATTTACTTGTTCCCAAGCAAGGCTTCACTGATGGTATTTATATTTTCAAAGTATCCCTTTTTAAGGCTTGGCGACGCATTGCCATACCAGCAAAAAAACCATTAAGCTGGTTAGCAGAGATAATTCTCGATGCTTTTGACTTTGATTACGATCACCTGTACGAGTTTAGTTATAAAGACCATTTTGGTCGCATAATAAAAATCGGTCATGCCTACATGGAAACACCGCCATTTGCCGACCAAGTGCAGATTGGTGATTTGTCTTTAGAACCGGGTGGGAAAATGACCTATCTTTATGATTTTGGTGACAACTGGAAATTTGATGTGCAGTTAGAAGCAATTAATCCACCTGATAACAAAATTAAGAAGCCGAAGATTTTAGAAGTTTACGGAAATGCACCTCAACAGT harbors:
- a CDS encoding nucleotidyltransferase family protein; its protein translation is MNSNTRLQMILADTRINTVLTAIAQLNLPNWWLAGGAVRNTVWSSIFGNDCGLGIKDFDIAFFDIEGNRSQELAAKATLTEQFPDDEFDVKNQASFARWRFGSRPYTSTEDGITDWLHTATAVGVRLDAQGQWQFFTPYGLDDLFGGIIRPTPTHTHNLDAHSKASGFLQKCPYLRLA
- a CDS encoding hydantoinase/oxoprolinase family protein; the protein is MLKVFADRGGTFTDIVAVTNNQAIIDRLSKHPERFLIVTLPNQQWIIVYKLLSENPEQYQDAAIQGIRDIMGIARNEPIPTEAIEVVKMGTTVATNALLERKGDRVVLLITKGFKDALRIGYQNRPNIFARQIILPTMLYEQVIEIDERYDANGNELIPIKIEQVKSDLQVVYHTGIRSCAIVFMHSDRYPEHEQQIAQLAQEIGFTQISVSHQVSPLMKLVSRGDTTVVDAYLTPILRRYVNQVASQLPSVKLMFMKSDGGLVAAEQFQGKDSILSGPAGGIVGAVQTSKRAGFELVITFDMGGTSTDVAHFKGEYERQLDSEIAGARMRVPVLAINTIAAGGGSVLFFDGSSYRVGPKSAGSNPGPACYRRGGPLAVTDANVMLGKIHPQYFPSVFGIDGNLPLDKDIVIQKFTQLTQDIQTATLNHSTPEEVAAGFMAIAVENMANAIKKISLQRGYDVTQYVLCCFGGAGGQVACLIADTLGMKKIFLHPYAGVLSAYGMGLADVRAIREGGVEQPLTQALISQLQQLMEYLENQARSEIHEALSQVEVIRKAHLKYQGTNSTLTVNFADDLVLMQQEFESEHQSRYGFIQLEKSLIVESASVEVIQKMDTPEEPLIIRTRPLNEVPVSVETVRMFTADRWHDTPVYRREDLQPEDSINGPAIVVEKISTIVVEPNWQARLTLQNHLILERLYTRAGFSTIGEILHISLPPK
- a CDS encoding carboxymuconolactone decarboxylase family protein, encoding MTNLIEYEQASDEVRAVYDDIRVTRQNDYINNFWKAIANHPPTLQRTWQALKEVMVSPGEIDPLMRELIYIAVSATNGCEYCIASHTAAARAKGMNDTMFGELMAIAATANMTNRLANGYQIPVDEKFKT
- a CDS encoding leucine-rich repeat domain-containing protein, whose product is MARDKAYQEAEQRIEKARQEGAIELNLSNIELTEIPEAIASLTGLQQLNLDNNQLSELPEAIASLTGLQQLNLDNNQLSELPEAIASLTGLQQLNLDNNQLSELPEAIASLTGLQQLYLGNNQLSELPEAIASLTGLQRLDLDNNQLSELPEAIASLTGLQQLNLNNNQLSELPEAIASLTGLQQLNLNNNQLSELPEAIASLTGLQLLNLGNNQLSELPEAIASLTGLQLLNLGNNQLSELPEAIASLTGLQRLDLGNNQLSELPEAIASLTGLQELYLNNNQLSELPEAIASLTGLQRLYLGDNPLNPDLAAAYEQGTEAVFQYLRAKAEAQVTLNEAKLILIGEGEVGKSCLLGALRGDEWVDGRPTTHGIEIKPVIVTAPDSGTEISLNAWDFGGQRVYRPTHQLFFSAPAVYLVVWKPREGPQQGFVKEWITLIKNREPEAKVLVVATHGGPGQRQPDIDRQEILDQFGKDTVIDFFHIDSKPNQDTTHCTGLAELKDTIARVAASLPEMGRSVPAKWQRVRETLQTSDKAYLPYDDVIAICAEQGIDEEQAELFLRISHTLGHFIHYHYDPTLRDIVILKPDWLAKAISFVLDDEMTRKRNGLVEFQHLGQLWSHPPFAGEEGYPSQLHPIFLRLMERFDLSYKVVLDRSETSNTSLIAQLVPDTRPEPLPNWGEQAEAGDRQQIQICRIVDSRGQFAVAEGLFYQLIVRLHKYSLGRTNYENSIHWQRGLMLDNDYNGRALLEYGSTDVKITVRAAYPERFLSYLTQEIKWLVENFWEGLRCNVMVPCIAPCSMNAPGTGLFEVQKLIESKKKNRDEYPCPISGCGEWQNIDRLLNNAPTAQPPSQEIGIEQFRYIVKDELNVIRKDLVMYDRLDQARFQVLSQEQRTILSQVDQQFAELMQMLTDEAKDGPRLFSFQPIDPKFFDRPKWISAKFQLTLWCEHARQPLPALNPNDNKKGVYELDLPREWFTKAIPYLRILTGTLSLVLPVAGSATKLILDDTTYKAIEEQLDLGQKSIESTLKGSDMALAGKSKSDASFLEGDAIRAQGSILRELHALLKEKDPSFGGLVRVQNKRREFLWVHPQFVGEY
- a CDS encoding alpha/beta fold hydrolase, with protein sequence MPKVQINGIDLFYDIKGTGEPLLLIAGYLCDHAYWSLIMPSLVSQYQVIRLDNRGMGRSSAPENPYSLKQMASDVTALLDRIGINQVHLAGHSMGSQIAQELVLAHPEKVKSLMLLSSLAKGDALFNSIIETWGELSSNVDLKLYEKVVLPWIFTDAFYSIPDMIEGLIEFAIRYPFPPAPHSLYHHSQAILNSDTIDRLQKIHCPTLVLVGKQDILTPLKFSQQLAQGIPNAELVVIERGGHGFLIESPDAVVSAMLNFMGKLKPAYTNF
- a CDS encoding hydantoinase B/oxoprolinase family protein translates to MYITPQPDPVRLEIFKNLYQFIAEQMGIVLQNTATSVNIKERLDFSCAIFDSSGLLVANAPHIPVHLGSMSESVRSLINHKCDTFKLGNVYLSNNPYNGGTHLPDVTAITPVFLESSENNPSPMPHAQCPIPLFFVASRGHQADIGGITPGSMPPHSTTVEEEGIIFDNFLLVEEGNFRELAVRQHLSNHTYPARNPDQNIADFKAQIAANERGVQELRKMVFQYKLDTVQAYMKFVQANAEESVRCAIAVLKDGSFTYKMDNDAQIQIKVTIHPENRSATIDFTGTSLQLNSNFNAPKAVTQAAVLYVFRTLVDDNIPLNAGCLNPLEIIIPVGCMLNPTYPAAVVAGNVETSQTIVDALYGALGVIAASQGTMNNFTFGNEQYQYYETICGGSGAGIDFAGTDGVHSHMTNSRLTDPEVLETRYPVLLESFSLRPDSGGKGKYSGGNGVVRRIRFLEPMTANILSGHRLVPPFGLNGGEAGKVGRNWIQRQNGIEENLDSTATVEMKTGDIFVIETPGGGGFGKLS